The Clavelina lepadiformis chromosome 1, kaClaLepa1.1, whole genome shotgun sequence genome segment TCAActgcaatattttttgcagagTTATCTTTTGGTGCTACTTCTTTTGGCAAGTGCATATTTCGATAAAGGAAATGCCCAAACAACGGATGAATCTACGAGTGCAGACGAATCTACAAATGCAAATGCTGTCGAAGAAACCACGGCGACTGAAACTACCACCACCACCAATACAACTACTACTACAACTACAACCGCTGCCAGTAGCACGGCTTCTAATAACGGGAATACCGACAGCGCGAATGCGAATAACGCGGCTGCCAACAATGCGGCTGCCAGCACTACGGCTGCCAACAATGCGGCTACTACTGCCCAGGCTTCCGGTAGCACTGATGCAAATGAACAGCAGACTGCAGCCGATGATTCGGATAATTCTGTGAATGCTCCTGAAGATACAACTGCAACAGATAACGGAGGTAACAAAAATTTCGTGTTCAGGCTAAGATCGCTCGATTCTGCAGGccgattgcattttatggtaGATAGTCGGCCTGTGTGATGATTATGCTAAAAGTTAATTTCATactttttttatgttttccgAAGATCTCCTTTCGCATATCCAGGTTACTGGGCATTTTAATGTGAACTGTCTCGACGACTGGGCTGCTAATATTTTATAGCTACTCTTACATTGTATTAATTAGGCTGTATACTAATATTTCAACCTCCAACTCGAAATCTTACGAACTGCATTTTGCCGTTTTCTTCTCCAATTTGTTCTGCATCACACTGATATTAAAAAGAACAAACTGTTATTATCAATATAGTGGTATATCGTTTGCAAAACACCAACACATTCTGCAacagttaaaaattaattaaatttgatattttttgcagCGGTTGTTACAACCAAGCTGTCTGTGATCGCTGTCTTCCTTACAATCTTCACATCAATTCTGCTCTTGTAGACGCCGTACATGTCTGTGTGTTTGTACTAAAATTATGACGCAGAAGATATGAAGAATTTATTActataaattttaacaaattattattttacttACCAATTTAagcgaaaatattttataaaatgtttgcatttaaCTGAGtataattttcatgttttgcagTAACCTCTATACATGATATGACCATAAATAAAGTGATCGTAAAAGATGTCTGTTGTGACAGGGATTTATTTAAGACCCTCGTGCTCCAGTTTCTTAGGCAAACACGAACTAGCTTTAACAGTTTACTAAACGTTGATTGTATTTATCGATGAAGCTAGAAAACGTTTATGATGCAGTATCAAAACTATAATATACTTTGTTTGAAGTAAAATAGAAGGGATTTATAATAATCCAAGTCGGGAGAAATTTTGAAATCTCAAGGCTGAAGATTTCGcgcaacaaataaatatagaGCAAATATTACAGAAATTATTAAACAGAATGAGTTGATAATGATCCACTTATGTTTTATCTCTTGAATAATTCATTCACgtagttttaaataaaacagttaataaacaataaataacaataaacaaacacaGTTTTAAATTACAGACATTAGACCAGTGGCGGTCAAACTTATAAGTGTATGAACCACATAATATTATTTTGGTACCTTGGCCGTCCGCAAACAATTATGCCCAAACTTATTAtcctgaaatttttgtttaaagacTGGTTTAGCAGTCAGTACCTTTTAACATCTGCTATGTTATTTATGTCCTTGCTTTGTCACAGTTTAAACTAGAATAATCGCCAAGCGTTTCACACAGTTAGGTTCAATTACATCAACCTTTAATTTCGACACTGATAGAGTGCCACAAAGATAAATAGAAAATGTGTATAAACGGAAACTTGCGCAAAGACGAGCCCGGTAACCGGAACTCGAGCAGTGAGGAATCAGCGCCGAGTTTAAGTGATAGAAAGACTTTACTTCGGggataaaaaaattgtgataGATGATAGAACTCGTTGTTATACTATCATACTGAAAATTATTCTAACTAAACTTACTAAAGAAAGCTTATTTCAGGATTTTCTTAATCTTATTTGACTCCTAACAGTGTTCAGTGtgaaattttgctaaatttaaTATCAATCCATTTTACACTGTGGGGTATGAAGTTTAAGCCAAtgtattattgtttttttaaggaaaattttaattagtgCATAATACTCGTTAGCCTGGATTGAAAGTTACTGCCACAAAAAAGTGTAGGCTAAGTATATCAAACTCCATAAGCACCACATAGCAAAAAACTCCAATATACTGTAGTAGCCTAttgtataaaataaattttgtctatAACATACAATTAGGCTAAATCCTTATAATGAATCATTAATCACAAATCATATTATCGATCGTGGCGTTAGTGAACGCTAAACACCCATATATTACATAGAAATGTCAAAACGCCACTACGGGGATGATTCTGTCTTTATTAACGTAGTGTGAAAGAAATGTTAAACCTTCTCGAAAAAATGTGCAAAAGTAATGTACCAAACACAGCTATCTGCAGCTAAAAGCCCAATGACTATTTGTAAATCTCAAGCAAAATGGAGCAGTGAACTAGGTTGCTTGTTTACTGATTCTGACTGGAAAACGATATATCACGGCATCTATTCGGGCACACTTGAAAACAAACAGCGATCCTtccaaattaaattaaatttgagtGCTATCGTTATCAAACGCACTCTGCATGGATTTGAATTAgtcaatagcaataaatttaGTTCCTGCAAAGAGCAAAATGAGTCTTTAGTGCACATATTTTTGTTCTGTAGTGAAGAAGTTATGGTATGAAATCGAATATTTATTTCCTGTTAATCTTTGGGTATCTTTTGTTTATCTCCCAAACATATTTAATTTGGTATAATTCATGAAAAGATACAAACTGGTGCTTTGCGGTGAACTTTGTGTTGCTCAAGATATTATGTTTACACCTGTAAGGTTCGGGGAAGTTTGCCAACCTTGAACGGAGTGTTACAGAGCTACGTGTATTCCAAACGCTCTGAGTATGTCATCACCAAACGCAAAGAAGAACTTTTAAAGCACCACCAGAAGTGGGACGCTGTCCCTCTATATACTACAATTGATATACCAAtaggtataggcctatgtgtatTACGTTTTTTGTTTGCACTTGTTTAGTGTTTAGATTTGAACTGTTTTGTGATGGATGCACTCATAGTATAggatttctttttttttcaacttaatgttattcttttaaataaaataaaaaaacgccACTACGatttttatcattattttATT includes the following:
- the LOC143459033 gene encoding uncharacterized protein LOC143459033, with translation MKFLFQTSYLLVLLLLASAYFDKGNAQTTDESTSADESTNANAVEETTATETTTTTNTTTTTTTTAASSTASNNGNTDSANANNAAANNAAASTTAANNAATTAQASGSTDANEQQTAADDSDNSVNAPEDTTATDNGAVVTTKLSVIAVFLTIFTSILLL